The Litoribacterium kuwaitense genome contains a region encoding:
- a CDS encoding ATP-binding protein, translated as YEKGAMIITSNKSYLEWGKTFGDDVLATAILDRLLHHSVTFSIKGDSYRMEEKKKGRGYFLCLQLQKQQSEEF; from the coding sequence TATGAAAAAGGCGCTATGATCATTACTTCAAATAAATCGTATCTAGAATGGGGGAAAACGTTTGGAGACGACGTGTTAGCAACCGCGATATTGGATCGCCTCCTGCATCACTCGGTTACGTTTAGCATCAAAGGTGATTCCTATCGCATGGAAGAGAAGAAAAAAGGCCGGGGGTATTTCCTCTGCCTTCAGCTCCAGAAACAGCAAAGTGAGGAATTTTAG